The Bemisia tabaci chromosome 8, PGI_BMITA_v3 genome has a segment encoding these proteins:
- the LOC109037246 gene encoding uncharacterized protein: protein MLLLFHRLGHLLTFTLLAYQASVSAEELGAEPQPTSLNGADLSLRTQLLKLLKSLEYQRKPPTETHRPSDSTSRLASTAQQAEGAGLKVNSRGGFSNFFPYFRRYQADTEDRKPEVGDRKQEVGGLARKDEGSKRGGLSDFFPYFRRYQADTEDRKPEVGDRKPEVGDRKQEVGNRKQEVGGLARKDEGSNAIVDAGWNLFSTFSGALSPPEPPRKRKPIEDIPILGGLVSLGGALELAGQRSVDLLSDGSRKFGDLAVGTFSKSGFKYPAAGEGVGAAGLVGAVGGLGKLSPTDLMTVASALSQSTGRVDFIKQLLDKSTPETAFRLGQAAASITELRGNPAFAGIFRTFARRK, encoded by the exons ATGTTGCTGCTTTTTCACCGACTGGGACACCTACTCACCTTCACACTCCTCGCCTACCAG GCTTCTGTCTCCGCAGAGGAACTGGGAGCCGAGCCGCAGCCAACCTCTCTAAACGGAGCCGATCTATCTCTGAGAACTCAGCTTTTGAAGTTGCTAAAATCACTCGAGTATCAACGTAAACCGCCGACCGAAACTCACCGTCCATCAGATTCTACTTCGCGGCTTGCCTCCACGGCCCAACAAGCGGAGGGCGCAGGTCTCAAGGTCAACAGCAGAGGAGGCTTTTCCAATTTCTTCCCTTATTTCCGCCGTTATCAAGCGGATACCGAGGACCGGAAACCGGAAGTCGGCGACCGGAAACAGGAAGTCGGAGGCTTAGCCAGGAAGGACGAAGGCAGTAAGAGAGGAGGCCTTTCCGATTTCTTCCCATATTTCCGCCGGTATCAAGCGGATACCGAGGACCGGAAACCGGAAGTCGGCGACCGGAAACCGGAAGTCGGCGACCGGAAACAGGAAGTCGGCAACCGGAAACAGGAAGTCGGAGGCTTGGCCAGGAAGGACGAAGGCAGTAACGCGATCGTCGATGCGGGGTGGAACCTTTTTTCGACCTTTTCAGGGGCGCTGAGTCCTCCAGAGCCCCCCCGCAAACGTAAACCGATCGAGGACATCCCTATCTTAG GTGGTCTAGTCTCCCTGGGCGGAGCGCTGGAGTTGGCCGGTCAGCGGAGCGTGGACCTGCTCAGCGACGGGAGCCGGAAGTTCGGGGACCTGGCCGTGGGGACGTTCTCGAAATCGGGGTTCAAGTACCCtgcggcgggggagggggtgggcgCCGCGGGGCTCGTGGGTGCCGTGGGGGGCCTCGGGAAGCTCTCGCCCACCGACCTGATGACCGTCGCCTCGGCCCTGAGCCAGAGCACCGGCCGCGTGGACTTCATCAAGCAGCTCCTCGATAAGTCCACCCCCGAGACGGCCTTCAGACTCGGCCAAGCCGCAGCATCCATCACCGAGCTCAGAGGCAACCCGGCTTTCGCTGGGATTTTCAGGACCTTCGCCAGGCGTAAATGA
- the LOC109037247 gene encoding uncharacterized protein, producing MAMPTCKVIRCLVCLVSLSPVFLDPSLATPIKIKETSEDLKSLKERVDEPLPSSGLKPDPKGDVEDRFKESPFKRLRNRSENPEPGISPSTSLATTRSNNGRSFENSPSTTSTVVSKSLGNSPSTSLSTIASRAKNSFVRAVSSIVKPIDDKAKTAVSGAGLTLGLLSGITSEWGRKAYNCMVRVHNANIDNLSKLRNLVGKVGSSAVDLGASGVTEAGNVLDAVRREENRILTGVTEKIPVVRHLVGLRNLAGLAKTSGIQAAASAVKRLGDLAVNAVTLRKTEEVTVPTGGIGGFLRKIEGLSGSDLITVGLALGTSKGNVDTLRKIASTTGPESAFKIGEAIGRHKSSPRGK from the exons ATGGCCATGCCAACATGCAAAGTTATCCGGTGTTTAGTCTGTTTAGTTTCCCTCTCACCCGTGTTTTTG GATCCATCCCTTGCTACTCCAATCAAAATCAAAGAAACGAGCGAGGATCTGAAATCCCTCAAGGAGCGGGTAGACGAGCCATTGCCCAGCAGTGGGCTGAAACCAGACCCTAAAGGCGACGTAGAGGACAGGTTTAAAGAGTCACCCTTCAAACGACTCCGGAATCGATCGGAAAATCCGGAACCCGGAATCTCACCGTCCACCAGCCTCGCTACGACAAGATCAAATAATGGGAGGTCATTCGAAAACTCACCGTCAACCACCTCAACAGTCGTGTCCAAGTCGCTCGGGAACTCACCGTCAACCAGCCTCTCAACGATTGCATCGAGGGCTAAAAACTCTTTCGTCCGCGCTGTTAGCTCGATCGTAAAACCGATCGACGACAAAGCTAAGACGGCTGTGAGTGGGGCCGGTCTCACGTTGGGTCTCCTCAGTGGGATCACTTCGGAATGGGGCCGGAAGGCGTACAATTGCATG GTACGGGTACACAACGCGAACATCGACAACCTGAGCAAGCTGCGCAACCTGGTGGGGAAAGTCGGAAGCTCGGCCGTGGACTTGGGGGCATCCGGGGTCACGGAGGCGGGCAACGTCCTGGACGCGGTGCGGCGCGAGGAGAATCGGATACTGACCGGGGTCACGGAGAAGATCCCCGTGGTGCGCCATCTGGTGGGGCTGAGGAACCTCGCCGGACTGGCCAAGACGAGCGGTATCCAGGCGGCAGCGAGCGCCGTGAAGAGGCTGGGAGACCTCGCCGTCAACGCCGTGACGTTGCGGAAGACCGAGGAAGTGACAGTCCCCACGGGGGGCATCGGGGGATTCTTGCGGAAGATCGAGGGACTCTCCGGTTCGGATCTGATAACGGTTGGTTTGGCGTTGGGCACCAGCAAGGGGAACGTTGATACCTTGAGGAAGATCGCCTCGACGACTGGACCGGAGTCTGCTTTTAAAATTGGGGAGGCGATCGGTCGCCATAAGTCTAGCCCACGGGGGAAGTAG